In the Vitis vinifera cultivar Pinot Noir 40024 chromosome 2, ASM3070453v1 genome, one interval contains:
- the LOC100266021 gene encoding anaphase-promoting complex subunit 5 gives MELKTEASLRHARTLLAANQFGQAAAVAHSLFCMCYKFNLQVENATVLLLLAEIHKKSGNAVLGLPYALASLSFCQSFNLDLLKASATLTLAELWLSLGSNHVERASILVQGALPMILGHGGLELHARAYIAEAKCYLSNPSFSVFENSEVVLDPLRQATEELEVLEYHELAAEAFYLMAMVFDKLGQLEEREEAAASFMKHIKALENPQDEQDPLFNIH, from the exons GCAGCAGCTGTTGCACACTCCCTCTTCTGCATGTGTTACAAATTCAATCTGCAAGTTGAAAATGCCACTGTTCTTCTCTTGCTTGCAGAGATCCACAAG AAATCAGGCAATGCTGTTTTAGGCCTTCCATATGCATTGGCTAGCCTTTCATTTTGCCAGTCATTTAACTTGGATCTTCTCAAAGCATCAGCCACTCTCACACTAGCTGAGTTGTGGCTCTCGCTTGGATCAAACCATGTAGAAAGGGCTTCAATCCTTGTACAGGGGGCTCTTCCGatgattcttggtcatggaGGTTTGGAGCTTCATGCTCGGGCCTATATTGCTGAAGCAAAATGCTATTTATCAAATCCTAGTTTCTCAG tttttgaaaattctgAGGTTGTGCTGGATCCTTTAAGGCAAGCTACTGAAGAGCTTGAAGTTTTGGAG TATCATGAATTGGCGGCTGAAGCTTTCTACTTGATGGCCATGGTATTTGATAAATTGGGGCAGCTAGAAGAAAGGGAAGAAGCTGCAGCTTCATTTATGAAACATATCAAGGCTCTCGAAAATCCTCAGGACGAGCAAGATCCTCTCTTCAATATCCACTGA